In Aquimarina spinulae, a single window of DNA contains:
- a CDS encoding helix-turn-helix domain-containing protein: MVIEGFILVLSCLGVIQALFLCFYLFTLKKGNRKANIFLALVLLGLTIRIGKSVFHNYIEVDPRLRNLAISTILAVGPFLWFYGKTLFEKQQTFSNRYYIHLAPFGLFVLCSPFIPNNGDVLSYVAYSLVLLHFGIYLSICWKTILKITNDANPQLLKWYRNIVVGVSVIWALYLGIFLRLIPFYILGAISFSFLIYMFSYLLLKRHVFALEKYSNSKIDRETSKELLHRVKELFENEKIYLDSSISLKTIAEKLSVPSRELSQVINENEQKNFSEFVNHFRITKAKKLLVNSEYALEKIATIAYDCGFGNVTSFNLAFKAETKLTPSQYRTQYSAA, from the coding sequence ATGGTTATAGAAGGTTTTATACTTGTCTTAAGTTGTTTGGGCGTTATTCAGGCTCTTTTCTTATGTTTTTATCTTTTTACGCTTAAAAAAGGAAATAGAAAAGCGAATATATTTTTGGCTTTAGTATTGTTAGGATTAACAATACGAATAGGGAAATCTGTTTTTCATAATTATATAGAAGTTGATCCCAGATTAAGGAATTTGGCTATTTCGACAATATTGGCAGTAGGTCCTTTTCTTTGGTTTTATGGAAAAACTCTTTTTGAGAAACAGCAAACCTTTTCAAACCGATACTATATTCATTTAGCCCCTTTTGGATTATTTGTTTTGTGTAGCCCTTTTATTCCTAATAATGGAGATGTGCTCTCGTATGTTGCATATTCTTTGGTTCTCCTTCATTTTGGTATCTATTTATCCATTTGCTGGAAAACTATTTTAAAAATCACAAACGATGCAAATCCTCAACTTTTAAAATGGTATAGAAATATTGTAGTTGGAGTTAGCGTGATTTGGGCACTGTATCTTGGTATTTTTCTAAGGTTGATTCCATTTTATATTTTGGGTGCTATTTCTTTTTCATTTTTAATATATATGTTTTCTTACCTGCTTTTAAAAAGACATGTTTTTGCTTTAGAAAAATATAGCAACTCTAAAATTGATCGAGAAACCTCTAAAGAATTACTTCATCGTGTAAAAGAACTATTTGAAAATGAGAAAATTTATTTAGATAGTAGCATTTCATTAAAGACTATAGCAGAAAAATTATCAGTTCCCTCTAGAGAGCTATCTCAGGTGATTAATGAGAATGAGCAAAAGAATTTCTCTGAGTTTGTAAATCATTTTCGAATAACAAAAGCCAAAAAATTGCTGGTAAATTCTGAGTATGCATTAGAAAAAATTGCAACCATAGCTTATGATTGCGGTTTTGGTAATGTTACATCTTTTAATCTTGCTTTTAAGGCTGAAACTAAGCTTACACCTTCACAATATAGGACTCAATATAGTGCTGCTTGA
- a CDS encoding PQQ-dependent sugar dehydrogenase, translating into MPGAWFFLSEDEVLISEKDGDLVKVNLISKEKRVIKGFPRDLTDSIRVVTGGDNSGIFEVLLDPDFSNNKYVYLSYAAKRKGEGSATKVVRAVLKNDSLVTTKTLLEAGPFTREYFHYGGGMTFGLDGKLYITMGERLFKEIDEPEIPIAQDITDKRGKIYRINPDGSIPDDNPDFGTTAVPGVYAIGIRAAQGITTHPETGEIWFSEHGTRQGDEVNMLKSGANYGWPIITTGGYRSKEYYPPKIEGAVFTDPIWYWQHTVAPTGLIFYTGDEFPEWKNDLLVPGLSRGSLWRFRIENKTIKSTEELFTDDRIRSRKITQSPEGKLYLLTDEPNGKILRIKNNQ; encoded by the coding sequence ATCCCTGGAGCATGGTTTTTTTTATCAGAAGATGAAGTTCTGATATCTGAAAAGGATGGAGATCTGGTTAAAGTAAACCTTATTTCAAAAGAAAAAAGAGTTATTAAAGGGTTTCCACGTGATCTTACTGATAGTATTAGAGTCGTTACAGGAGGCGATAATTCTGGTATTTTTGAAGTATTGTTGGATCCTGATTTCAGCAACAATAAATACGTATATCTTTCGTATGCTGCAAAAAGGAAAGGAGAAGGAAGTGCCACAAAAGTAGTGCGTGCAGTACTAAAAAATGATTCCTTAGTTACTACAAAAACATTGCTCGAAGCCGGGCCTTTTACAAGAGAATATTTTCATTACGGAGGAGGGATGACTTTTGGGCTTGATGGTAAATTATACATTACCATGGGGGAACGATTGTTTAAAGAAATTGATGAACCCGAAATACCGATTGCTCAGGATATAACCGATAAACGAGGGAAAATCTATCGAATAAACCCCGATGGAAGTATACCTGATGATAATCCTGATTTTGGTACAACAGCGGTTCCTGGAGTTTATGCAATCGGAATTAGAGCTGCACAGGGGATAACAACACATCCAGAAACAGGTGAGATATGGTTTAGCGAGCACGGCACCCGACAAGGAGATGAGGTTAATATGCTAAAATCTGGAGCTAATTATGGCTGGCCCATTATAACTACAGGAGGTTATCGAAGTAAAGAGTATTATCCTCCTAAAATTGAAGGAGCTGTATTTACGGATCCCATTTGGTATTGGCAGCACACTGTTGCACCTACCGGACTCATATTTTATACAGGTGATGAATTTCCCGAATGGAAAAATGATTTACTGGTTCCTGGTTTGAGTAGAGGAAGTCTGTGGAGATTTAGAATTGAAAATAAAACCATAAAAAGTACCGAGGAATTATTTACTGACGATAGAATACGATCCAGAAAAATAACGCAAAGCCCAGAAGGAAAACTCTATTTACTAACCGATGAACCTAATGGGAAAATTTTAAGAATAAAAAATAATCAATAA
- a CDS encoding nuclear transport factor 2 family protein, whose protein sequence is MKTYFWITLFLVSCNITIAQSEDDNIRSSINKYLKGTSYSQPEVIKEAFYDEANLFLTHKEKKLWIVPIKEYASWFEKREQGKFNGRTGKILSVDRENDIAMAKAEILIEGKNVRYIDIFLLKKIDGEWKIISKAATTKK, encoded by the coding sequence ATGAAAACCTATTTTTGGATAACCCTATTTTTAGTTAGCTGTAACATCACCATTGCACAATCAGAAGATGATAATATACGCTCTTCGATTAATAAATATCTGAAGGGAACCTCATACAGCCAACCAGAAGTGATTAAAGAAGCTTTTTATGATGAAGCGAATTTGTTTCTTACTCATAAAGAGAAAAAACTATGGATTGTACCCATCAAAGAATATGCTTCATGGTTTGAAAAAAGGGAGCAAGGAAAATTTAATGGTAGAACAGGTAAAATATTATCTGTAGACAGAGAAAATGATATTGCTATGGCAAAAGCCGAAATCTTGATAGAAGGTAAAAATGTACGATATATCGATATTTTTCTTCTGAAAAAGATTGATGGAGAGTGGAAAATTATTAGCAAAGCAGCTACAACCAAAAAGTAA
- a CDS encoding MATE family efflux transporter, translating into MAKITSEALGTEPIGKLLIKQAVPASIGILVMSLNILIDSIFVGNWIGSIAIAAINVVLPVSFFIAALGMSIGVGGSSIISRALGANNKEKALKTFGNQITLSLIFMVSLVVLGLVFVDDIIPKFGGKGDIFEPAKIYYTIILYGVPILGFAMMGNTVIRAEGKPKFAMTAMIIPTVGNLFMDYLFINVMDMGMHGAAWATTGSYLACFLYIFWFFSSKNSELKISFRHLGLQKEIVSEIASLGGVTLARQAVVSITYLLMNNILFDLGQEGLVAVYAIIGRMLMFALFPVFGVTQGFLPIAGYNYGAQHYPRVRESINTAIKYAAILASLVFIGLMIFPAEITTLFLSNNPNLAPKELALNQYVLSHTAEPMRWVFAATPIIALQLIGAAYFQAVGKAIPALLLTLSRQGFFFIPLILILPKFYGELGVWISFPIADILATLVTGYFLNREVRTKLITKSN; encoded by the coding sequence ATGGCAAAAATAACTTCTGAAGCTCTGGGGACAGAGCCTATTGGGAAATTGCTAATAAAGCAAGCAGTTCCGGCCTCTATAGGGATATTGGTGATGTCACTTAATATTCTAATAGATTCGATCTTTGTTGGTAACTGGATCGGTTCTATTGCCATTGCAGCTATTAATGTAGTACTTCCCGTATCCTTTTTTATTGCTGCATTAGGAATGTCTATTGGCGTAGGAGGTTCTAGCATAATTTCTAGAGCATTAGGTGCTAATAATAAGGAAAAAGCACTCAAGACTTTTGGAAATCAGATTACTCTTTCTTTGATTTTTATGGTTTCTTTGGTTGTTTTAGGTTTGGTTTTTGTTGATGATATTATTCCAAAATTTGGTGGAAAAGGAGATATTTTTGAACCAGCCAAAATCTACTACACTATTATTTTATATGGTGTACCCATCCTCGGTTTTGCTATGATGGGTAATACGGTGATCAGAGCAGAAGGAAAGCCCAAATTTGCTATGACGGCTATGATTATCCCCACAGTTGGTAATCTGTTTATGGATTATCTTTTTATTAACGTAATGGATATGGGAATGCACGGTGCTGCATGGGCGACAACAGGCTCGTATCTTGCTTGTTTTTTATATATATTTTGGTTTTTCAGTTCTAAAAACTCTGAATTAAAGATTAGTTTTCGTCATCTTGGCTTACAAAAAGAGATCGTTTCAGAAATTGCTTCACTTGGTGGAGTAACCCTGGCCAGGCAAGCTGTAGTAAGCATTACCTATTTATTAATGAACAATATTTTATTCGATCTAGGACAAGAAGGCCTGGTAGCAGTATATGCTATTATTGGTCGAATGTTAATGTTTGCTCTGTTTCCTGTATTTGGTGTTACACAAGGGTTTTTACCCATTGCTGGATATAATTACGGCGCGCAACATTACCCTCGTGTTAGAGAATCTATTAATACCGCAATCAAATATGCTGCGATCTTGGCATCATTAGTTTTTATTGGGCTAATGATTTTTCCGGCAGAAATAACAACTTTATTTCTGAGTAACAACCCTAATCTAGCTCCTAAAGAATTAGCTCTAAATCAATATGTGTTATCTCATACTGCAGAACCTATGCGATGGGTGTTTGCTGCGACACCTATTATTGCACTTCAGCTTATAGGAGCTGCCTATTTTCAGGCCGTAGGGAAAGCCATTCCCGCTTTATTACTTACATTATCAAGACAAGGTTTCTTTTTTATTCCACTTATTTTAATTCTTCCTAAGTTTTATGGTGAATTAGGGGTTTGGATTTCTTTCCCGATAGCAGATATTCTGGCAACTCTGGTTACCGGGTATTTTCTGAACCGGGAAGTGAGAACTAAGCTTATTACAAAAAGTAACTAG
- the hemH gene encoding ferrochelatase → MSKGVLLVNLGSPDSTDPKDVKKYLGEFLMDPRVIDVPLWARTLLVKGIILNTRPKKSAAAYKKIWWDEGSPLIVLSERLQKKVADRTSIPVGLAMRYGSMNIKKGLQELQDKGVNEVMIVPLYPQFAMATTETILVLAEKLQKEYFPNMKLIDVPAFYNKPEYIEILSKSIAEKLEGIEYEHLLFSYHGVPERHIRKSDISNGNCKMDGKCCFKKGSEQHKYCYRHQCEMTTVQVAKKLGLKNSTYSTSFQSRLGFDPWLQPYTDRTIERMGKGGIKKMAIVTPAFVSDCLETLEEIAMEGKEIFHEVGGKEFTTIPCLNDRDDWADLLANWVNEWVIVKTQAV, encoded by the coding sequence ATGAGTAAAGGAGTTCTCCTTGTTAATCTTGGATCACCAGATAGTACTGATCCAAAGGATGTAAAAAAATATCTTGGTGAATTTTTGATGGATCCCAGAGTAATCGATGTTCCGTTATGGGCGCGAACTTTACTGGTAAAAGGGATTATCTTAAATACCCGACCAAAAAAATCAGCAGCAGCTTATAAAAAAATCTGGTGGGATGAAGGTTCTCCCCTAATTGTACTATCAGAAAGATTACAGAAAAAAGTAGCAGATCGTACTTCAATCCCTGTTGGTTTGGCAATGCGCTATGGTTCGATGAATATCAAAAAGGGATTGCAGGAATTACAGGACAAAGGTGTAAATGAAGTCATGATTGTTCCTCTTTATCCTCAATTTGCTATGGCAACTACCGAAACTATTTTAGTTCTTGCCGAAAAATTGCAAAAAGAGTATTTCCCCAATATGAAACTTATTGATGTTCCTGCTTTTTACAACAAACCTGAGTATATTGAAATCTTATCCAAAAGTATTGCAGAAAAACTAGAAGGTATTGAATATGAACATCTTTTATTTTCATATCACGGAGTACCAGAAAGACATATTCGGAAAAGTGATATTAGTAATGGAAACTGTAAAATGGACGGTAAGTGTTGCTTTAAAAAAGGATCAGAGCAACATAAGTACTGCTATCGTCATCAATGTGAAATGACAACCGTACAAGTAGCAAAAAAATTAGGCCTTAAAAATAGTACTTACTCTACTTCTTTTCAATCCCGCCTAGGTTTTGATCCATGGTTACAACCCTATACCGATCGTACTATAGAACGAATGGGGAAAGGTGGAATCAAAAAAATGGCTATTGTAACTCCGGCATTTGTATCAGATTGTTTAGAAACTTTAGAAGAAATAGCCATGGAAGGGAAAGAAATCTTTCACGAAGTTGGTGGTAAAGAATTCACAACCATTCCTTGTCTTAATGATCGTGATGATTGGGCAGATCTACTTGCTAACTGGGTGAATGAATGGGTTATTGTCAAAACCCAAGCGGTATAA
- a CDS encoding AraC family transcriptional regulator, with amino-acid sequence MEIELKNNAPGILEETQIEDGFHILKFQNETNENQRVVRDIDSSFIQFHFCIKGGIKFNFNNGSYAINLSEENSLLLYNPQRDLPMNLEMEKDSWLITILISIKKFHSLFSKEADYIPFLGEGNRDKKYYTDAKISPSMAVVLNQIMNYNLHQSIKLLYFKGKAYELLSLYFNRPGDADVEQCPFLVDEENVLKIRKAKEIIIARMAEPPTLQELSNEIGLPLKKLKDGFKQIYGEPVYTFLFDYKMEVARQLLASGSHNVNEVGLKVGYSTASHFIAAFKKKFGTTPKKYVMSLN; translated from the coding sequence ATGGAAATTGAACTAAAAAATAACGCTCCAGGGATTCTAGAAGAAACCCAAATAGAAGATGGTTTTCATATTCTAAAATTTCAAAATGAAACCAATGAAAATCAACGAGTTGTAAGGGACATCGATAGTAGTTTTATCCAATTTCATTTCTGTATTAAGGGGGGGATTAAATTTAACTTTAATAACGGAAGCTACGCCATAAACCTTTCTGAAGAAAATTCGCTTCTTCTCTATAACCCACAACGCGATCTTCCTATGAATCTCGAAATGGAAAAGGATTCCTGGTTGATCACTATCCTTATTTCAATAAAAAAGTTTCACTCTTTATTTTCTAAAGAAGCAGATTATATTCCTTTTCTTGGGGAAGGAAACCGTGATAAAAAATACTATACTGATGCCAAAATTTCTCCTTCAATGGCTGTGGTATTAAATCAAATTATGAATTATAACTTACATCAATCGATTAAACTGTTATACTTTAAAGGGAAAGCATATGAATTATTAAGTCTCTATTTTAATAGACCAGGGGATGCAGATGTAGAGCAATGTCCATTTTTGGTAGATGAAGAAAATGTACTAAAAATTCGGAAAGCTAAAGAAATTATTATTGCTCGTATGGCAGAACCTCCTACACTTCAGGAATTATCTAATGAGATTGGATTGCCTCTTAAAAAACTTAAAGACGGATTTAAACAAATTTATGGTGAACCGGTATATACATTCTTGTTTGATTACAAAATGGAGGTAGCCCGACAATTATTAGCCTCGGGAAGTCATAATGTAAATGAAGTAGGCTTAAAAGTTGGATATAGCACTGCTAGCCATTTTATAGCTGCATTTAAAAAGAAATTTGGCACTACTCCAAAAAAATATGTGATGAGCTTAAACTAA
- the hemA gene encoding glutamyl-tRNA reductase, translating to MESHSRAKGTNFYTIGLSYKKADAEIRGHFSVNEEAKEGILQQAKKEGIEALLVTSTCNRTELHGFAQHPFQLIKLLCEHTHGTVEEFEKVAYVHKNSKAVSHLFKVGTGLDSQILGDFEIISQLKKSFKASKKVEVTNPFLERLVNAVIQASKRIKNETEISSGATSVSFASVQYILKNVENISDKKIVLFGTGKIGRNTCENLVKHTKNDHITLINRTKDKAEKIAGKFNLVVKDYANIQSEITNTDVLIVATGAQNPTISKQLIHSQKPLLILDLSIPKNVSDDVVELPNVTLVHLDHLSKMTDDTLQKRRQYIPQAEGIIEEVKTEFDSWLETRKFAPTIKALKNKLSTLKDAEINLQRKKYADFDEEQADIISSRIIQKITNHFANHLKDDNTSADESIELIQKVFQLQNK from the coding sequence ATGGAGTCTCACTCAAGAGCGAAAGGAACAAATTTTTACACTATTGGACTTAGTTATAAAAAAGCTGATGCAGAGATCAGAGGTCATTTTAGTGTAAACGAAGAAGCCAAAGAAGGAATACTACAACAAGCAAAAAAAGAAGGCATTGAAGCCTTGCTTGTTACCTCTACCTGTAATCGAACCGAATTACATGGTTTTGCTCAACATCCATTTCAATTAATCAAATTACTTTGCGAACATACTCATGGAACCGTAGAAGAGTTCGAAAAAGTAGCATACGTACATAAAAATAGTAAAGCAGTATCACATTTATTTAAAGTAGGTACAGGTCTGGATAGCCAGATATTAGGTGATTTTGAAATCATAAGTCAGCTAAAAAAAAGTTTTAAAGCTTCTAAAAAAGTAGAAGTTACTAATCCTTTTCTTGAAAGACTTGTCAATGCTGTAATTCAGGCAAGCAAACGCATCAAGAATGAGACTGAGATTTCATCAGGAGCAACCTCAGTTTCTTTTGCCTCAGTTCAATATATTCTTAAGAATGTAGAAAACATTTCAGACAAAAAAATAGTGCTTTTCGGGACTGGTAAAATAGGTAGAAATACCTGTGAAAATTTGGTAAAACATACCAAGAATGACCATATCACATTAATTAACCGAACAAAGGATAAAGCAGAAAAAATAGCAGGAAAATTTAATCTTGTCGTAAAGGATTACGCTAATATTCAGTCAGAAATAACAAATACAGATGTTCTTATTGTGGCTACGGGAGCGCAGAATCCTACCATTTCTAAACAGCTAATTCATTCGCAAAAGCCATTATTGATTTTAGATCTGTCTATTCCAAAAAATGTATCAGATGATGTGGTTGAGTTACCCAATGTAACTTTGGTACACTTGGATCATTTGTCAAAAATGACAGATGACACATTACAAAAAAGAAGACAATATATCCCACAAGCTGAGGGTATTATAGAAGAAGTAAAAACAGAATTTGATAGTTGGTTAGAAACCAGAAAATTTGCCCCGACTATTAAGGCACTTAAAAATAAATTATCGACATTAAAAGATGCAGAAATTAATCTACAACGAAAAAAATATGCAGATTTTGATGAAGAACAGGCAGATATTATTAGTAGCCGAATCATTCAGAAAATCACGAATCATTTTGCCAATCATCTTAAAGATGATAATACTTCGGCAGATGAAAGCATAGAATTGATTCAAAAAGTATTTCAATTACAAAACAAATAA
- the hemC gene encoding hydroxymethylbilane synthase, with product MAKTIRIGTRDSELALWQANTVQKNLEELGYKTHLIPVKSTGDIILDKPLYELGITGIFTKTLDIAMLQGDIDIAVHSMKDVPTILPKGIIEAAVLKRANVNDILVHKGVDFLENEGTIATGSLRRKAQWLHKYPTHTVVDLRGNVNTRMQKLTDNDWNGAIFAAAGLERIDLKPDNYIDLDWMIPAPAQGAMLVVAKEEDEYCREALSNLNDNPSEICVRIEREFLRELEGGCTAPIGALAEIKGNIIYFKGALFSLDGNDKIEVNKEVKISDVDNLGKICAQEILNNGGHELMKEIKAEIG from the coding sequence TTGGCAAAAACGATTCGCATAGGTACTAGAGATAGTGAATTAGCACTTTGGCAAGCAAATACCGTACAAAAAAATTTAGAAGAACTTGGGTATAAAACTCACTTGATCCCTGTTAAATCAACCGGGGATATTATATTGGATAAACCATTATATGAACTTGGGATTACTGGGATTTTTACCAAAACATTGGATATAGCCATGTTACAAGGCGATATTGATATTGCAGTGCATTCTATGAAGGATGTTCCGACGATTCTACCAAAAGGAATTATAGAAGCAGCCGTTTTAAAACGCGCTAATGTAAATGATATTCTGGTCCATAAAGGGGTGGATTTTTTAGAAAATGAAGGCACAATTGCTACCGGAAGTCTTCGAAGAAAAGCACAATGGTTACATAAATACCCAACACATACAGTAGTTGATCTGCGTGGAAATGTAAATACGCGAATGCAAAAACTAACCGATAATGATTGGAATGGTGCCATATTTGCCGCTGCTGGATTAGAACGTATTGATCTAAAGCCAGATAATTATATTGATCTGGATTGGATGATTCCTGCACCAGCACAAGGAGCAATGTTAGTTGTAGCAAAAGAAGAAGATGAGTATTGTAGAGAGGCATTATCAAATTTAAATGATAACCCATCTGAAATATGTGTACGTATTGAACGCGAATTTTTACGAGAATTAGAAGGAGGCTGTACAGCACCAATAGGAGCACTAGCAGAAATTAAAGGGAATATTATCTACTTTAAAGGAGCTTTGTTTAGTCTAGACGGAAATGATAAGATCGAAGTGAATAAAGAAGTAAAAATAAGTGATGTAGATAATCTGGGAAAGATATGCGCCCAGGAGATATTGAATAACGGAGGACATGAATTGATGAAAGAGATAAAAGCAGAAATAGGATAG
- a CDS encoding uroporphyrinogen-III synthase, producing the protein MDTSPTILSTKKLSATQKELLLNTGLGFVEYEAITIEILEITIKHTIQNAIFTSKNAVKAIKNSGMIISNCFCVGDNTKKLLEENGLNVVEMAQNASDLAKIIIKKYKNDSFLFFCGNLRRDELPDLLKQNNVEIKERIVYKTHLKSNKFIRSFDGILFFSPSGIQSYTSENKIGESISFCIGNTTASEAKKHTDNIIVANKPTVENVIVQAVKHFTKK; encoded by the coding sequence TTGGATACTTCACCAACAATACTCTCGACCAAAAAACTTTCTGCAACGCAGAAAGAGTTATTGCTAAATACGGGTCTTGGATTTGTCGAATATGAAGCCATTACTATTGAGATTTTAGAAATTACAATTAAGCATACAATCCAGAATGCAATTTTTACAAGCAAGAACGCCGTAAAAGCAATTAAAAACTCTGGAATGATCATTTCAAACTGTTTTTGTGTTGGAGATAACACTAAAAAGCTTTTAGAAGAAAATGGCTTAAATGTGGTAGAAATGGCTCAAAATGCATCTGATTTGGCTAAAATTATTATAAAAAAATACAAAAACGACTCTTTTTTGTTTTTCTGCGGAAACTTGAGAAGGGATGAATTGCCAGATCTTTTGAAACAAAATAATGTTGAGATAAAAGAGCGGATTGTATATAAAACACATTTAAAATCGAATAAATTCATCCGTTCGTTTGATGGAATATTGTTTTTTAGTCCTTCCGGAATTCAAAGCTATACTTCAGAAAATAAAATAGGAGAAAGTATTTCGTTTTGTATAGGAAACACAACTGCTTCTGAAGCTAAAAAGCATACAGATAATATTATTGTTGCAAATAAACCTACGGTAGAAAACGTCATTGTTCAAGCCGTAAAACATTTTACTAAAAAATAA
- the hemE gene encoding uroporphyrinogen decarboxylase: MTQLKNDLFLRALKGETVERPPVWMMRQAGRYLPEFRALKAKYDFFTRCRTPELAAEITVQPIDIIGPDAAILFSDILVIPQAMNIEVEMKDGIGPWLPNPIRSLADVEQVIVPDVYEELGYVMDAIKLTKERLDSRVPLIGFAGSPWTILCYAVQGQGSKNFDKAKELCFAQPEAAHQLLQKITDTTIAYLKAKVATGVNAVQVFDSWGGMLSPVDYQEFSWKYIQQIVDALKAETEVIVFGKGCWFALQEMAQSGAAALGVDWTCSARNARYLTGGNITLQGNFDPSRLLSPPAEIKKMVKQMIDAFGKDRYIANLGHGILPNIPVENAQAFVDAVKEYQA, from the coding sequence ATGACACAACTTAAAAACGACTTATTTCTTAGAGCACTAAAAGGAGAAACTGTAGAACGCCCACCAGTATGGATGATGCGTCAGGCAGGGCGATATTTACCAGAATTTCGTGCACTAAAAGCAAAATATGATTTTTTTACACGTTGTAGAACACCAGAATTGGCAGCAGAGATAACCGTACAACCTATAGATATCATTGGTCCAGATGCGGCAATCTTGTTTAGTGATATTTTGGTGATCCCACAAGCTATGAATATCGAGGTCGAAATGAAAGATGGAATTGGTCCCTGGCTTCCTAATCCAATTCGATCTTTGGCAGATGTAGAACAGGTAATTGTTCCCGATGTCTACGAAGAATTAGGATATGTAATGGATGCGATAAAACTAACCAAAGAACGTTTGGATAGTCGTGTTCCTTTAATTGGTTTTGCCGGTTCACCATGGACAATTCTATGTTATGCCGTACAGGGACAAGGGTCTAAAAACTTTGATAAAGCCAAAGAATTGTGTTTTGCACAACCAGAAGCAGCACATCAATTGTTGCAAAAAATTACAGATACTACTATTGCATATCTTAAAGCAAAAGTAGCAACAGGAGTTAATGCAGTTCAGGTATTTGATAGCTGGGGAGGGATGTTATCACCAGTAGATTACCAGGAATTCTCATGGAAATATATCCAGCAAATTGTAGATGCATTAAAAGCAGAAACCGAAGTAATCGTTTTCGGAAAAGGATGTTGGTTTGCATTACAAGAAATGGCGCAATCAGGAGCTGCTGCTCTTGGAGTAGACTGGACATGTTCTGCACGTAATGCTCGTTATCTTACAGGAGGAAATATAACACTACAAGGTAATTTTGATCCTTCTAGATTATTATCTCCGCCTGCAGAAATCAAAAAAATGGTTAAACAAATGATAGATGCTTTTGGTAAAGATCGTTATATCGCTAATTTAGGACATGGGATTTTACCTAATATTCCTGTAGAGAATGCTCAAGCCTTTGTAGATGCAGTAAAAGAATACCAAGCATAA
- a CDS encoding DUF6973 domain-containing protein: MSIRSLLKRLSFRQILRLTGIMFQNPLLVYPTLKATRRTMIICDLHYGKAHHKNGKANAFRHALWNILICHTTFRITKNKEKSVNWAQKITDLHEKLAPNKPIETAMDLHNNEVGRKYFLDLTTYFEEEIITFLKENTQKAKKVTDIKEILNHKDKLVYLLEIDTRS; encoded by the coding sequence ATGAGTATAAGGAGTCTGTTAAAACGATTAAGTTTTAGGCAAATCCTTAGGTTAACAGGGATAATGTTTCAGAATCCTTTACTGGTCTATCCAACATTAAAAGCTACAAGGAGAACCATGATTATTTGTGATTTGCATTATGGAAAAGCACATCATAAAAACGGAAAAGCTAATGCTTTTCGACATGCGTTATGGAATATATTGATTTGTCATACTACTTTTAGAATAACCAAAAACAAAGAAAAATCTGTAAACTGGGCACAAAAAATAACTGATTTACATGAAAAACTAGCTCCAAATAAGCCAATAGAAACTGCAATGGATTTGCATAACAACGAAGTGGGTAGAAAATATTTTTTGGACCTAACTACTTATTTTGAAGAAGAAATAATCACTTTTTTAAAGGAAAACACTCAAAAAGCTAAGAAAGTAACAGATATTAAAGAAATACTGAATCATAAAGATAAATTGGTTTATCTTTTGGAGATCGATACTAGATCATGA